The following proteins come from a genomic window of Metarhizium brunneum chromosome 2, complete sequence:
- the ckb-1 gene encoding Casein kinase II subunit beta-1 — protein MSTDSGAPESWISSFCALLGHEYFAEVSEEFIEDDFNLTGLQTQVAMYKEALEMILDVEPEDDEDEEEEEEEEDDNESGLGDGQERMGGRPGERRHHSRMASDLSVIESSAEMLYGLIHQRFICSRAGIQQMSEKYELGHFGCCPRTNCDQARTLPVGLSDIPGEDTVKLFCPACLDVYVPPNSRFQTVDGAFFGRTFGALFLLTFPEYDLTKRGVEVLSSATSRIAADEELVNGMYTRNIAPGLGPGRIYEPKIYGFRVSERARSGPRMQWLRARPIDVNDLDESRIYAEQCAESEDDDESMNLNGRAMVRRRPPGNARLRQRQNQNGSPMALSTNGAESEL, from the exons ATGTCTACAGACTCGGGCGCGCCTGAGTCGTGGATCTCAAGCTTTTGTGCTCTTCTAGGCCATGAGTATTTCGCCGAGGTATCAGAGGAGTTTATCGAGGATGATTTTAACCTGACGGGTCTTCAGACCCAGGTGGCCATGTATAAGGAAGCATTGGAG ATGATATTGGATGTGGAGcccgaagacgatgaagatgaggaggaagaggaggaagaggaggatgatAATGAATCCGGTCTGGGGGATGGCCAAGAGCGAATGGGTGGCCGACCAGGCGAGCGAAGACACCATAGTAGAATGGCCAGCGACTTGTCTGTCATTGAGTCCTCAGCAGAAATGCTTTACGGCCTCATTCACCAACGGTTTATATGCTCGCGTGCTGGAATCCAGCAGATGAGCGAAAAATATGAACTCGGCCACTTTGGATGCTGCCCACGGACCAACTGTGACCAGGCAAGGACGTTGCCCGTCGGACTCTCTGATATACCGGGCGAGGATACCGTCAAGCTGTTCTGCCCGGCTTGCCTGGACGTCTATGTCCCACCAAACAGCCGTTTCCAAACTGTCGACGGAGCATTCTTTGGTCGCACATTCGGCGCCCTTTTCCTTCTTACCTTCCCCGAGTACGACCTCACCAAGAGGGGGGTCGAGGTTCTCTCTTCAGCAACCTCGCGCATAGCAGCTGATGAGGAGCTCGTCAACGGCATGTACACCAGGAACATTGCCCCGGGCCTAGGACCTGGCCGCATCTATGAGCCCAAGATTTATGGCTTCAGAGTTTCAGAGCGGGCTCGATCGGGCCCGCGCATGCAATGGCTACGAGCTCGACCAATCGATGTCAACGACCTTGACGAGTCTCGCATCTACGCTGAACAATGCGCCGAAtccgaggatgacgacgaatCCATGAACCTTAACGGGAGGGCAATGGTCCGTCGACGACCTCCTGGCAACGCCCGTCTCCGCCAGCGACAAAACCAGAACGGCAGTCCCATGGCTCTATCAACGAACGGCGCCGAATCCGAGCTGTAG